In a genomic window of Methanosarcina horonobensis HB-1 = JCM 15518:
- a CDS encoding flavodoxin family protein gives MKVTVFSGSHKGREGNTLIMVEEFLKGAEEAGAETENIVLTEKNIKYCRGKFECWLKTPGRCTIHDDMDDLLPKFMASDIVVFACPVYFDNIPSVMKNFVERLAPVLLPQFEEDEKGEYRHAKRYEKYPKLVVISNAGLPGQTNFEVESLFFRRLARTFHTELIAEIYRGEGEIFRGQKNIMLKPLIGKYKKLLRSAGKEVVENQEISDKVVEDLEKPIVPPSLYIKFGNEEWDRLIKECQKEEK, from the coding sequence ATGAAAGTAACAGTATTCAGCGGTAGCCACAAGGGCAGAGAAGGAAATACTCTCATTATGGTTGAGGAGTTCCTGAAAGGGGCAGAAGAAGCCGGGGCAGAAACTGAAAACATTGTCCTTACCGAGAAGAATATTAAATACTGCAGGGGGAAATTCGAGTGCTGGCTTAAGACACCCGGAAGGTGTACTATTCATGATGATATGGATGATCTGCTTCCAAAATTTATGGCTTCGGATATCGTAGTATTTGCATGCCCGGTATATTTTGATAATATTCCTTCCGTAATGAAAAATTTCGTAGAGAGACTCGCTCCTGTTCTTCTACCTCAATTTGAAGAGGACGAGAAGGGTGAGTACAGGCATGCCAAACGTTATGAAAAATATCCGAAATTAGTTGTAATTTCGAACGCAGGGCTGCCAGGACAGACAAATTTCGAGGTAGAGAGTCTTTTCTTCAGGCGGCTGGCAAGAACATTTCATACCGAACTTATTGCAGAAATCTACAGGGGAGAAGGGGAAATTTTCAGAGGCCAGAAGAATATCATGCTGAAACCTCTAATCGGGAAATACAAAAAACTGCTCAGATCTGCCGGTAAAGAGGTTGTTGAAAATCAGGAAATCTCAGATAAAGTAGTTGAAGATCTTGAAAAACCAATTGTACCTCCGAGCCTGTACATAAAATTCGGAAACGAAGAATGGGACAGGCTTATAAAAGAGTGCCAGAAAGAAGAAAAATAA
- a CDS encoding ABC transporter ATP-binding protein, translated as MIRVSNLVKDYEVRSEKIRVLDHIDLMVEDGEILGITGRSGSGKSTLLRIIRGVEPFNEGSVEVDGETVTPDSGFEGEKFLKSVTAIHLQRNFGLWNGPAIENIIRKLNYLRIGHEALPHNETDDYNELFAEAMEYMKLVGLEHKALHSTNLLSGGEKQRVVMARQLAAKPKVLLLDEPVTMTGPDTKQEVLDVIRSLKKKLNIPIIVVSHLPEIHAYLADRLIFLENGKIAADGEPAWVLKNFLRDMKPREELSVPENKEVCIKVRDISKRYSLIRMGEVLNIKNFSLDVYRGEILAFIGPSGAGKTTIMKLMEGLVKPKNGSVEYLCKGDWVDVTEYSPKRMELRRIMSIMNQEFSMSVNSTVRDQIRFRLSMKKQGAIEYARNKAREMGLSDETLDTVYRLPDMPEEEKTDALRELNLSDTIYFELFPAIPVTDVDTYAKPVFEALDLPMEVLDKTPYQISGGEHVRAFIALSLATSPEYLMLDEPFGDLDPVTLRDVTNSLKRINERFGTTIVLVSHHMDFVREVAHRAVLIENGALVMDGKPIEVCQELINRSNAPYMEHSLEDLVEGNLESK; from the coding sequence ATGATCAGAGTTTCCAATCTGGTAAAAGATTATGAGGTACGTTCCGAAAAAATAAGGGTGTTAGACCATATCGACCTCATGGTGGAGGACGGAGAGATCCTCGGAATTACAGGTCGAAGCGGAAGCGGGAAATCTACCCTGTTGCGGATTATCCGCGGAGTTGAACCTTTTAATGAAGGAAGTGTAGAGGTTGATGGAGAAACTGTAACCCCGGATTCAGGATTTGAAGGAGAGAAGTTTCTGAAAAGTGTAACCGCAATACACCTCCAGCGAAATTTCGGGCTCTGGAACGGGCCTGCAATAGAGAATATTATAAGAAAACTGAATTACCTCAGAATAGGGCACGAAGCCCTTCCGCATAATGAGACTGACGATTACAATGAACTTTTTGCTGAGGCAATGGAGTACATGAAACTCGTGGGCCTGGAACACAAAGCCCTTCATTCCACCAACCTCCTGAGCGGCGGGGAAAAGCAGAGGGTTGTAATGGCAAGGCAGCTTGCCGCAAAACCAAAAGTCCTTCTGCTGGACGAACCCGTAACAATGACAGGACCTGATACCAAACAGGAAGTCCTTGATGTAATAAGGAGCCTGAAAAAAAAACTGAATATTCCGATTATAGTGGTCTCCCATCTTCCTGAAATTCACGCCTATCTCGCAGACAGGCTTATCTTCCTCGAAAACGGGAAAATAGCAGCTGACGGAGAACCTGCCTGGGTGCTTAAAAACTTCCTGAGAGATATGAAACCCAGGGAAGAACTTTCAGTGCCCGAAAATAAAGAAGTCTGCATTAAAGTAAGGGATATATCAAAACGTTATTCTCTTATCCGTATGGGTGAAGTCCTTAATATCAAAAACTTCTCTCTGGACGTTTACAGAGGAGAAATTCTGGCATTCATCGGGCCTTCAGGAGCTGGAAAGACAACCATTATGAAGCTGATGGAGGGGCTGGTCAAACCGAAAAACGGGTCTGTAGAGTATCTCTGCAAGGGTGACTGGGTGGACGTCACCGAGTATAGTCCGAAGCGCATGGAACTCAGGAGGATTATGAGCATTATGAACCAGGAATTCTCAATGTCCGTAAACTCAACCGTAAGAGACCAGATCCGCTTCAGGCTGAGCATGAAAAAACAGGGTGCAATCGAATACGCGAGAAACAAAGCCAGAGAAATGGGACTTTCAGATGAGACTCTGGATACTGTTTACCGCCTGCCCGATATGCCAGAAGAGGAAAAGACCGACGCACTCAGGGAGCTGAACCTTAGTGATACAATCTACTTCGAACTCTTCCCGGCTATCCCTGTAACTGATGTTGATACCTATGCAAAGCCGGTCTTCGAAGCTCTTGACCTGCCAATGGAAGTCCTTGACAAAACTCCTTACCAGATTAGCGGAGGAGAACATGTCAGAGCTTTTATTGCCCTGAGCCTTGCAACCTCTCCGGAATACCTTATGCTTGACGAGCCTTTCGGAGACCTCGACCCCGTAACCCTGAGAGATGTAACAAACTCATTAAAAAGAATTAACGAGCGTTTTGGCACGACCATTGTACTCGTAAGCCACCATATGGACTTTGTCAGGGAAGTTGCTCACAGGGCCGTGTTAATAGAAAACGGAGCTCTTGTAATGGACGGAAAGCCGATTGAAGTCTGCCAGGAACTGATTAACAGAAGCAATGCTCCCTATATGGAACACAGCCTGGAAGATCTGGTTGAAGGCAACCTGGAAAGTAAGTAA
- a CDS encoding MTH865 family protein, producing MDVREEVYGQIIEILKDARFPINSLDELIAALPEGLDTTCIIGDTEVTAAEAKSLITEKDFPFKNAKQIADLLVERAGL from the coding sequence ATGGACGTAAGAGAGGAAGTTTACGGACAAATCATCGAAATCCTTAAAGATGCAAGATTTCCAATTAACTCACTTGATGAGCTGATAGCTGCTTTACCCGAAGGGCTGGATACCACATGCATAATAGGTGATACTGAAGTCACGGCAGCAGAGGCAAAAAGCCTGATTACTGAAAAAGATTTTCCATTCAAAAATGCAAAACAGATAGCAGATCTCCTGGTAGAAAGAGCAGGGCTCTAA
- a CDS encoding geranylgeranylglyceryl/heptaprenylglyceryl phosphate synthase: MQVEIHLQKIIEKDGKVHLTLIDPASQMPERAAEIALAAVEGGTDAIMIGGSTGASGTLLDETVIKIKENVNVPTILFPGSSAGLSSYADAVFFMSLLNSRDIGYVITNQVLGAPLVYRSQIEPISMAYLIVEPGGTVGWVGDAKLIPKKKPEIAAVYALAGKYLGMHYTYLEAGSGADAPVNPEMIGAVKHVLGENKLIVGGGIRDAQTAKLCTSAGADMIVTGTIVEEVKDVAAKVAEIVSAIKR, encoded by the coding sequence TTGCAGGTGGAAATACACCTCCAGAAGATTATTGAAAAGGACGGAAAAGTTCATCTTACCCTTATCGACCCGGCGTCCCAGATGCCTGAACGAGCCGCCGAAATTGCTCTTGCAGCAGTTGAAGGAGGCACTGATGCCATCATGATAGGGGGCTCAACCGGAGCGTCGGGAACCCTATTAGATGAAACTGTAATAAAAATCAAAGAAAATGTAAACGTCCCTACCATCCTTTTCCCGGGAAGTTCAGCCGGGCTCAGCAGTTACGCAGATGCAGTATTCTTCATGAGCCTTTTGAACTCAAGGGACATAGGATATGTAATTACAAACCAGGTGCTTGGAGCTCCGCTAGTATACAGAAGCCAGATAGAGCCAATCTCCATGGCATATCTTATAGTCGAGCCAGGAGGCACTGTTGGCTGGGTAGGGGATGCAAAACTGATTCCCAAGAAGAAACCTGAAATTGCTGCGGTCTATGCCCTTGCAGGCAAATACCTTGGCATGCACTATACCTACCTGGAAGCAGGATCCGGAGCCGATGCGCCAGTCAATCCTGAAATGATAGGGGCTGTCAAACACGTACTCGGAGAAAACAAGCTTATCGTTGGCGGCGGGATAAGAGACGCGCAAACAGCAAAGCTCTGTACCTCTGCAGGTGCGGATATGATCGTCACCGGCACAATCGTTGAAGAAGTAAAAGACGTTGCTGCAAAAGTAGCTGAGATTGTATCAGCCATAAAAAGATGA
- a CDS encoding 50S ribosomal protein L40e, with translation MARFPEAEERLLNKKICMKCNARNAIRATRCRKCGYSALRVKSKESKGA, from the coding sequence ATGGCTCGTTTTCCAGAAGCAGAAGAAAGACTATTAAACAAAAAAATCTGCATGAAGTGTAATGCCAGAAACGCCATAAGGGCAACCCGCTGCAGAAAATGCGGCTACAGTGCTCTTCGCGTCAAATCCAAGGAATCCAAGGGAGCATGA
- the purB gene encoding adenylosuccinate lyase: MAIHPIEYRYGTAEMKYVWSQENRLAKILQTEAALARAEADMGLIPAEAAEVISECITSVKAGRVDEIEAEIHHDMMAVVVAISEKCRDDAGKWVHFGATSNDILDTATALQIKDAIDILEDKLKILLKVLVNQAEVHKNTVCCGRTHGQIGVPTTYGLRFAIWASEISRHLDRLYELTPRATVGQMTGAVGTQAAFGKSGVLIQKLTMQHLGIGAVDVSNQIIQRDRHAEFVMWMANTVTTMDKIGIEIRTLQRSEIAEIEESFGKKQVGSSTMPHKRNPIKSEQICGLARIVRAMVEPELLNNTLWDERDLTNSSCERVVFPEACVLTDHILKLGISVLENLRFYPENIRRNLDLLRGLNMGEAVMIELAKRGVGRQEAHELVRTAAMRAHDTGQHFKQVLLDTPSVSRYLSAGDIENLVNPDKYIGTAVEQVEGLVVKLRETYSL; this comes from the coding sequence GTGGCTATCCATCCTATAGAATACCGGTACGGTACAGCGGAAATGAAATATGTATGGAGTCAGGAAAATAGACTAGCTAAGATCTTACAGACCGAGGCAGCCCTTGCCCGGGCAGAAGCGGATATGGGACTTATCCCGGCAGAAGCAGCTGAAGTTATATCCGAATGTATTACATCTGTAAAGGCCGGAAGGGTTGACGAAATTGAAGCCGAAATCCATCATGATATGATGGCTGTTGTTGTTGCGATTTCAGAAAAGTGCAGAGATGATGCAGGCAAGTGGGTTCACTTCGGAGCGACTTCAAACGATATTCTTGACACGGCAACGGCTCTCCAGATAAAGGATGCAATTGATATATTGGAAGATAAACTCAAAATTCTGCTTAAAGTTCTGGTAAACCAGGCAGAAGTCCACAAAAATACGGTTTGCTGCGGAAGAACGCACGGGCAGATAGGCGTTCCAACAACCTACGGACTTCGTTTTGCAATCTGGGCTTCCGAGATTTCAAGGCACCTTGATCGTCTGTACGAACTGACTCCAAGAGCTACCGTAGGGCAGATGACCGGAGCTGTCGGGACTCAGGCAGCTTTTGGAAAATCCGGGGTTCTGATCCAGAAACTTACAATGCAACATCTTGGTATCGGGGCTGTGGACGTCTCAAACCAGATCATCCAGAGGGACAGGCATGCCGAATTTGTTATGTGGATGGCAAATACTGTTACCACTATGGATAAAATCGGGATTGAAATAAGGACGCTTCAGCGCAGTGAGATTGCCGAGATTGAAGAGAGCTTTGGGAAAAAGCAGGTAGGTTCTTCTACCATGCCTCACAAGCGCAATCCTATAAAGTCCGAGCAGATATGCGGGCTCGCGCGGATAGTAAGGGCAATGGTTGAACCTGAACTTCTTAACAACACATTATGGGATGAACGGGATCTGACAAATTCTTCTTGTGAACGAGTTGTTTTCCCTGAAGCCTGTGTGCTTACGGACCATATCCTTAAACTCGGAATCAGTGTTCTTGAAAACCTCAGGTTCTATCCCGAAAATATTCGTAGAAACCTTGACCTGCTAAGAGGTCTGAATATGGGCGAAGCTGTAATGATAGAACTTGCAAAAAGAGGTGTAGGCAGGCAGGAAGCCCACGAACTTGTCCGGACTGCAGCAATGAGAGCCCATGACACAGGCCAGCACTTCAAACAGGTTCTGCTGGATACTCCATCTGTTTCAAGGTATCTGAGTGCCGGAGATATTGAAAACCTTGTAAACCCTGATAAGTATATAGGAACAGCAGTGGAACAGGTTGAAGGGCTCGTTGTAAAACTTCGTGAAACTTACTCCCTCTAA
- a CDS encoding methylamine methyltransferase corrinoid protein reductive activase: MRYGVAVDLGTSGYRAQKIDLDTKEIKRTVITLRNPLPGANVMDHMDFAIHYGQDLAHGLSINAVKNLFQTLDVQSGELDRLSICGNPIQLSIFQGISIEDLAYAGERKKKKYNIQEQNRDARIISSSEISGLEEFNCEVVVPPAIKHEVGADALALITKSGMLDSDEISIATDYGTNAEMALKVKDIIYTGSAAAGPALEGQQIKHGTLASPFAISDFEFENGALRNYVLSEEMKSDPGDLIDPKTGEVLDEGQIRAKGITGTGVIALIEKAMGHDLVELPKIKTPDGLIHLQDRITFSERDLKEAGKAIGAIRAGHITLCAAAGIQLTDIDTAYMAGAAGTYMDAEKAQKIGLIPYSTGKIAQLGNTSLAVAKEILLSEERLWELQDIASQIIGTHIMFATAPEFRDAYVLELAYWEEGMPFKMFKKYLKKKGLPSLDEPISNPVVDKRVERDIPILGEEGLHVLERVGTYMTMVVADCPECRKCIRVCPNEAITIDEENRVMISTDLCEGAHCQKCIRACPPDKFSWENLEVFKPEQQE; the protein is encoded by the coding sequence ATGAGATATGGAGTTGCAGTTGACCTGGGAACAAGTGGATATCGAGCTCAAAAGATTGACCTGGATACAAAAGAAATCAAAAGGACAGTAATAACACTGAGAAACCCCCTTCCAGGAGCGAATGTGATGGATCACATGGACTTCGCAATTCATTACGGGCAGGATCTTGCGCATGGACTCTCAATAAATGCAGTAAAAAATCTGTTCCAGACACTTGATGTGCAAAGCGGAGAACTGGACAGACTTTCTATCTGCGGAAACCCGATCCAGTTATCCATTTTTCAGGGAATCAGTATTGAAGACCTGGCTTATGCAGGGGAACGTAAGAAAAAGAAGTACAATATACAGGAACAGAACAGGGATGCAAGAATAATATCCAGCTCCGAAATTTCAGGGCTTGAGGAGTTCAACTGTGAAGTTGTAGTCCCTCCTGCAATAAAACATGAAGTAGGAGCCGATGCCCTTGCTCTGATAACTAAATCAGGAATGCTTGATAGCGATGAGATTTCAATTGCAACAGACTATGGAACTAACGCCGAGATGGCACTCAAAGTAAAAGATATCATTTATACAGGCTCGGCAGCTGCAGGTCCTGCTCTTGAAGGGCAACAGATAAAGCACGGAACCCTTGCATCTCCCTTTGCAATTTCGGATTTTGAATTCGAGAACGGAGCATTGAGAAATTACGTATTGAGTGAAGAGATGAAATCAGATCCAGGAGACCTTATCGACCCTAAAACCGGAGAAGTTCTTGATGAGGGGCAGATCAGGGCAAAAGGAATCACAGGCACGGGAGTTATTGCTCTTATAGAAAAAGCCATGGGGCACGATCTGGTTGAGCTCCCAAAAATCAAGACTCCTGACGGACTGATTCACCTGCAGGACAGAATAACCTTCTCGGAAAGAGACCTTAAAGAGGCAGGAAAAGCAATCGGTGCAATCAGGGCAGGACATATCACTCTCTGTGCGGCTGCGGGCATTCAACTGACAGATATTGACACTGCGTATATGGCAGGAGCTGCCGGCACATATATGGATGCAGAAAAAGCCCAGAAAATTGGCCTAATCCCTTACTCAACAGGAAAAATTGCCCAGCTTGGGAATACCTCGCTTGCAGTTGCAAAGGAGATCCTGCTTTCGGAAGAAAGGCTCTGGGAACTTCAGGACATTGCAAGCCAGATAATAGGCACTCACATAATGTTTGCTACTGCCCCGGAATTCCGGGATGCTTATGTCCTTGAACTTGCGTACTGGGAAGAGGGAATGCCGTTCAAGATGTTTAAGAAGTATCTTAAAAAGAAAGGACTTCCATCACTTGATGAACCCATAAGCAACCCTGTTGTGGATAAGCGTGTGGAGAGAGATATTCCTATTCTCGGGGAAGAAGGTCTGCATGTGCTTGAGAGAGTGGGGACCTATATGACCATGGTCGTTGCTGACTGCCCGGAATGCAGGAAGTGTATTAGAGTCTGCCCTAACGAAGCCATCACAATTGATGAAGAAAACAGGGTTATGATAAGTACAGATCTTTGCGAGGGCGCACACTGCCAGAAATGCATAAGGGCTTGCCCTCCGGACAAATTTAGCTGGGAGAACCTTGAGGTGTTCAAACCAGAGCAACAGGAGTGA
- a CDS encoding RAD55 family ATPase — translation MKRISSGIPELDERIGGGYLAGRVLLITGDTGTGKTTFTIHFLHRACLDGKKCVLVATEELPEDILDQSEMLGLGLTKYHENGQLTIERSFQNRSEKVQTSKFGFTPEGLEIELPTLSDFIPEGTDVVVIDNIGVFTLRLSIQDFRDQFDALNFILSTRGDCTSMFVMDDTACKMTHNLAEYSVSGSLRLMVDENPYTGNIERYIRIPKMRRTCLSLNPIRFEITSSGIKLL, via the coding sequence ATGAAACGGATATCATCAGGAATACCTGAACTTGACGAAAGAATCGGCGGCGGATACCTGGCAGGCCGAGTCCTCCTTATCACCGGAGATACAGGGACCGGTAAGACGACTTTTACCATTCATTTTCTGCACAGGGCATGCCTTGACGGCAAGAAATGCGTTCTGGTCGCAACAGAGGAACTTCCTGAAGATATTCTCGACCAGTCTGAAATGCTGGGCCTCGGACTTACTAAATATCATGAAAACGGTCAGCTTACAATTGAGAGGTCTTTTCAGAACCGCTCAGAAAAGGTTCAGACTTCAAAATTTGGTTTTACTCCTGAAGGTCTGGAAATAGAACTGCCCACGCTCTCAGACTTTATACCTGAAGGAACCGATGTTGTAGTTATCGATAATATCGGGGTTTTTACCCTCAGGCTTTCTATTCAGGACTTCAGAGATCAGTTTGATGCACTTAATTTTATTTTGAGCACCAGAGGTGACTGTACGTCAATGTTTGTCATGGACGACACCGCATGCAAGATGACTCATAACCTTGCTGAATACTCGGTAAGCGGCTCTCTTCGGCTTATGGTAGATGAGAACCCGTATACGGGAAATATTGAGCGTTACATAAGGATTCCTAAAATGCGGAGGACATGCCTCAGTTTGAATCCCATCAGGTTTGAAATAACTTCATCAGGGATTAAACTCCTTTAA
- a CDS encoding type II/IV secretion system ATPase subunit: MRDLTRDIVGIKEGEKLSDKLKEFFEEVKTSEGAKKKFAEIIRSLKDEEIRVLPPYDPETCGPLLEYEIPAGFTEIERYWVEEPYAFVSIIENREMRYYYAVEPTLTTYEKTVLERVRNNLEDVLTQEDMISGIEKDVILINRGMRLLDQYYSTLEVSSIHKIMYFLRRNFIGYERINPLILDPNIEDISCSGIEIPIYLYHRKHNNIVTNIHFGEKELDSLVVKLCQRSGKHISIGEPIVDATLPDGSRIQATLGKEVTTRGSSYTIRKFKGDPITPIDLIRYSTCSVEMMAYYWIAIENNISVLFAGGTASGKTSLMNAISLFIPRLSKVVSIEDTREIMLHHENWIAGATRKSFTVGGTGEVSMYELLKAALRQRPEYILVGEVRGKEALTLFQAMSTGHTTYSTMHASDVQTVVNRLENEPINVPHVMMQALGIICIQMQTYVNETRVRRTKTIVEITGLDARTGSLRINELYRWEPVHDTFKRAGDSYVLNEIMKARGWSPDKLFIEFKNREQILAYLAAKQIRDYVSVSLIVHMYATNPQLVMEAIGNDTLRDMIMHHS, encoded by the coding sequence ATGAGGGATCTGACCCGCGATATAGTAGGAATCAAAGAAGGCGAAAAGTTAAGTGATAAGCTCAAAGAATTCTTCGAGGAGGTAAAAACCTCCGAAGGGGCAAAAAAAAAGTTTGCAGAAATAATCCGGAGTTTGAAGGATGAGGAAATAAGGGTTCTTCCCCCTTATGACCCTGAAACCTGCGGTCCGCTTCTTGAATACGAAATTCCGGCGGGATTCACTGAAATCGAACGCTACTGGGTAGAAGAACCTTATGCCTTTGTCAGCATAATTGAAAACAGGGAAATGAGATATTATTATGCTGTTGAGCCAACACTGACGACCTATGAAAAGACTGTTCTTGAAAGGGTCAGAAATAACCTGGAAGACGTTCTCACGCAGGAGGATATGATCTCCGGAATAGAGAAAGATGTCATCCTTATTAACAGGGGCATGCGGCTTCTTGATCAGTACTACAGTACCCTTGAAGTCTCCTCTATCCATAAAATAATGTATTTTCTTAGAAGGAATTTCATCGGATATGAACGGATAAATCCACTGATCCTTGACCCGAATATTGAAGATATTTCATGCTCTGGGATTGAGATTCCCATTTATCTTTACCATAGAAAGCACAACAACATTGTGACCAATATCCACTTTGGGGAGAAAGAACTTGACTCCCTGGTTGTCAAGCTCTGCCAGAGGAGCGGCAAGCACATCTCTATAGGAGAACCGATTGTAGATGCAACTCTTCCTGATGGGTCAAGGATTCAGGCAACCCTCGGAAAAGAAGTTACGACAAGAGGCAGTTCTTACACTATCCGTAAGTTCAAAGGAGACCCGATAACTCCTATTGATCTGATCAGATATAGTACATGCAGTGTCGAGATGATGGCTTACTACTGGATTGCCATTGAAAACAATATCAGTGTACTCTTTGCAGGAGGTACTGCTTCGGGTAAGACATCTCTTATGAATGCTATTTCCCTTTTTATCCCGAGGCTGTCAAAAGTAGTGTCCATTGAAGATACAAGGGAGATTATGCTCCACCACGAAAACTGGATCGCAGGCGCAACCAGAAAATCGTTCACTGTAGGTGGTACCGGAGAGGTCTCCATGTATGAGCTTCTGAAAGCTGCCCTCAGGCAACGTCCTGAGTATATCCTGGTAGGTGAGGTCCGCGGTAAAGAAGCTCTCACTCTTTTCCAGGCGATGTCAACAGGGCATACTACCTATTCAACAATGCATGCAAGCGATGTGCAAACTGTGGTTAACAGGCTTGAAAACGAGCCTATCAATGTTCCTCATGTAATGATGCAGGCTCTCGGAATAATCTGTATCCAGATGCAGACCTATGTCAATGAGACCAGAGTGAGGAGAACCAAAACGATTGTGGAGATCACAGGGCTTGATGCAAGGACCGGAAGCCTCAGGATTAATGAACTTTACCGCTGGGAACCTGTTCATGATACCTTCAAGCGGGCAGGAGATTCCTATGTGCTCAATGAGATTATGAAAGCAAGGGGCTGGAGCCCTGATAAACTTTTCATTGAGTTCAAAAACAGGGAACAAATCCTCGCCTATCTCGCGGCAAAACAGATTCGTGATTATGTAAGCGTTTCTCTTATAGTACATATGTACGCTACAAACCCGCAGCTTGTAATGGAAGCGATTGGAAACGATACCTTGCGGGACATGATAATGCACCACAGTTAA